The DNA sequence AATGAACTGACGTTTGGATCATCGGGAACGGGTACATCGATTCATATGTCAGGAGAGCTCTTTAAAGAGATGGCGGGCGTGCAGATTCGGCACATTCCATATAAGGGCAGAGCGCAATCCCTGCCCGACCTTGTAAGCGGCCGAATCTCCATGCTCTTTGATAATTTAGCGTCTGCATTACCCTTAATTAAAGCCAATGAAGTGGTTGCGCTGGGAGTCACCACAATTAAGCGTTCCCCATCAGCCCCAGAGATCCCAACCCTCGCCGAGCAAGGACTCAAAGGGTTTGAAGCGATATCCTGGTTCTCTCTGATGGGCCCAGCCAAGTTGCCTCGCGATATTCAGATGCGGTTGAATCAATTGACCCAGCAAACCCTATCGAAGCCAGAGGTCAGAGCCAAGCTGATGAACGGTGGACTCGAGCCTAATCCTGGCAGCCCCGAGGATTTAGCCCGTTATATCCAACTCGAATCCAATAAATGGCGCAAAATTGTCCAGCAATCTGGAGCAAAGGCAGAATGATGTCTGCCAAACCCACTCCAGAAGCGTTAAATACATAGAAAGATCAACCGGAGCACTCCATGCGACTTCAGGCCTTCAAAACAATTGTTATTAGCAGTATTGGTATCGCAGTACTCACTGCTTGTGTATCCGCACCCACTGGTCCCACGATCACCATCATGCCGCGCGAAGGAAAATCCTTTGAAGAATTTAAAAAGGATGATGAGGAGTGCAGAGCCTTCGCATCTCAGTCCGTCAAAGAAGGCAATACCGCAGCCCTAAAGGAGGGGGCCATTAGTGCGGCCACGGGTGCCGCCATTGGTGCTGCAGCCGGAGCCCTGTACCAAGGCGGAAGCAGTACGAATGTTGGAACTGGTGCAGCCATTGGTATGGTTGGTGGCGCTGCAGTCGGGGCCATGGGCGCTGCCAGTAAAGAATCGCAGGCCCAAACCCAATACAACACCGCGTACCAACAGTGCATGTATACCAAGGGCAATCAAGTACCCGGTTTTAAACCGATTGGTGAGTTTAAAAAGATTCAGTAGTAATAAGATTGCTCAACTAAGAATCTGGACAATGCGCTCGCTTCCATCTTGATAAAGAAAGCGCAACTCATATTGACCCACTATCTCGGCACTCTTTAACTCTTTACTACCCCAACTCAACGAAAGCTCTAAGCCCAGTTCCTTATCTTCAACAATGACTAATTTGCTTTGATGATCGATCGCTTTAATCGAAAAGTGTTCGGAGAGAGGAAATAATTTATCAAGCATATAAATTTATAAAACTCATAAGTTTATAGAAAATATATACATATTGGTGAATACGGATTTTCACCTCTTGACAACTAATCTCGGGGGGGGGTGGAATCTATCTAGTAATTAGACCAAAAGCGATTAAACTTACCTTGGGAAATAAAGAAAGTCTTCCATTACAACGATTACTTGTGGGGACAAGAATATGGACGTCTTAGCCAATTACTTTGAGTTCGCAAGTAGTCGGGACAAAATACATGCCAAGTACAAGGTCACTCACCGCGAGTGCATTATCTTGCGCATGATCACCAGCGCCTTTCATGAAGGGCATAAGCTCACTGTGTCGGATGTGATTCAAATGAAGTCGATTGCTTCACCAGCAACATCGCATGCCGCCCTCAAATCTCTAATTGAAAAGAAACTAATTGAGAACAAATCCTGCACCAAGGATGCGCGCGTGAAGAAATTAGTTCCAACTGAGAAAGCCCTCAAACTCTATAAAGAGCTGGGCATGCTATTGGTCAAAACAAAATAAGCTTAGACCGTCACCGGCGGGTTGGTCTTTTTATAATACGCCGCAGTCTTTCTAAAAATCAATAGTAGTAGTGCCGCCGCAATCGCTAGGCTCACGCTGTTGGCAATCCAAAATCCATTGACCCCCTGCAAAATCTGGGGTGTATTGCCCAGCACATTGAAGCCCAATAGGTAGCCGCCTCCAAGGCCCACGCACCACAGTGATCCTGCATAAACCAACATGGGCAAAAACGAGATGCGATACGCGCGCAAGATAAATGCCGCAACCACTTGTACCGAGTCAACTAATTGATAGAAGCAAATAAATAAGAAGAGCGGCGCAGCTAATAATTTGACATCCGGTGTCGGGTCATAGAGATCAAGTAACTGGAACCGAAATACCCATACAAACAATCCAATCACAATGCATAGGCTACTGGTGAAGATCACCGACGACCAACCAATCTCCTCGGCGCGTTGCTGACGACCTGCGCCAATGGACTGCGAGACCAGGGTCATGGTTGCAATTGACAGTGCTAGTGGCACCATATAAATGACCGTACCGAGATTAGCAACGATTTGATGACCTGCAAGCGTGGTGGTGCCAAAGCGCGCAATGAACAAGGACATAAAGGTAAACGAGGTCACCTCAATAAAGTAACTTAGACCAATTGGCGCACCTAAGCGTAAAAGCGTCCAGATCCGATGCCAATCGGGCCAACTAAATTGCGCAAAGAGATGAAACGGCTTATAAAACCGACCCGAGAGCACAATAATGAGGGTCGCAAAAAACCACAGCCAGTTAATGATCACCGTAGCAACTGCGCAACCGGGGCCACCCATCGCAGCAACACCAAAGCCACCATAAATAAACAAGGCATTGAGCGGAAACTTGAGACCCAAGCCCACCAATTGCACAATCGTAATAATCCCTGGCCTAGAAACTGCATTATGAAAGGACATCAAAACCCGCATGCCCATGCTGGCTGGTAAACCAAGGGCCAAGAT is a window from the Polynucleobacter sp. HIN11 genome containing:
- a CDS encoding Bug family tripartite tricarboxylate transporter substrate binding protein — protein: MKRLFIIGALVFGLCSAAQAERIWPRDTIRIVVSFPPGGAPDTLARVLAEDWQKTLNVAIVVENRPGHGGNIGADQVAKSAPDGYTLLIGTVGIHAINGALYEKLSYDPVADFTPITFLASTPNVLIVSKQLGVQSLKDLIALAKAKPNELTFGSSGTGTSIHMSGELFKEMAGVQIRHIPYKGRAQSLPDLVSGRISMLFDNLASALPLIKANEVVALGVTTIKRSPSAPEIPTLAEQGLKGFEAISWFSLMGPAKLPRDIQMRLNQLTQQTLSKPEVRAKLMNGGLEPNPGSPEDLARYIQLESNKWRKIVQQSGAKAE
- a CDS encoding winged helix DNA-binding protein, which gives rise to MDVLANYFEFASSRDKIHAKYKVTHRECIILRMITSAFHEGHKLTVSDVIQMKSIASPATSHAALKSLIEKKLIENKSCTKDARVKKLVPTEKALKLYKELGMLLVKTK
- a CDS encoding MATE family efflux transporter gives rise to the protein MTFFRVSRLRDDVPELLKLAGPLLVGQLAVIAFGVLDTAMTARYSSEDLAALAMASAIYISIYVGLTGVIAALTPIAGQLFGAKRFGEIGEEVRQAGWLAVGLTVVGTLILLNADLLLGISQVEQDLESKARLYLEILALGLPASMGMRVLMSFHNAVSRPGIITIVQLVGLGLKFPLNALFIYGGFGVAAMGGPGCAVATVIINWLWFFATLIIVLSGRFYKPFHLFAQFSWPDWHRIWTLLRLGAPIGLSYFIEVTSFTFMSLFIARFGTTTLAGHQIVANLGTVIYMVPLALSIATMTLVSQSIGAGRQQRAEEIGWSSVIFTSSLCIVIGLFVWVFRFQLLDLYDPTPDVKLLAAPLFLFICFYQLVDSVQVVAAFILRAYRISFLPMLVYAGSLWCVGLGGGYLLGFNVLGNTPQILQGVNGFWIANSVSLAIAAALLLLIFRKTAAYYKKTNPPVTV
- a CDS encoding glycine zipper family protein, with the translated sequence MRLQAFKTIVISSIGIAVLTACVSAPTGPTITIMPREGKSFEEFKKDDEECRAFASQSVKEGNTAALKEGAISAATGAAIGAAAGALYQGGSSTNVGTGAAIGMVGGAAVGAMGAASKESQAQTQYNTAYQQCMYTKGNQVPGFKPIGEFKKIQ